In a single window of the Aridibaculum aurantiacum genome:
- a CDS encoding M20/M25/M40 family metallo-hydrolase has protein sequence MRNKGFVVITTVCVSLQFLCSNSFAQTTDAVVNRIVKEATDNSQLERLAYELVDSIGPRLVGTPKMKQANDWAVEKYKNWGITARNEKWGEWRGWDRGITHIDMVHPRVRTLEGMMLAWSPGTNGKTVTAEAVVFPDLDDSLAYARWLPTVKGKFVLVSQLQSTGRPDYNWEEFATKESFEKMKKERTEQTAAWSNRLRKAGYTARTLPTALENAGAVGIISSYWSRGFGVNKIFSAYTKKVPTVDISLEDYGTLYRLAENGAKPRISLRADAKELGVVPTFNTIAEIRGTEKPDEYVILSAHFDSWDGATGATDNGTGTLVMMEAMRILKQVYPNPKRTILVGHWGSEEQGLNGSRAFVADHPEIVNNTQAVFNQDNGTGRVADISGQGFLHAYDFVSRWLAPVPDTIKQHIKTNFPGSPGGGGSDHASFVAAGVPAFMLSSLSWSYGNYTWHTNRDTYDKIVFDDVRSNAILTAILAYMASEDPNKAQRDRVILPTNRRTGQQLQWPAVRQPTRKGGMD, from the coding sequence ATGAGAAACAAAGGTTTTGTTGTTATTACAACGGTTTGTGTTTCGTTGCAGTTTTTGTGTTCCAATTCATTTGCACAAACTACAGATGCTGTAGTGAATAGGATTGTAAAAGAAGCAACTGACAATTCCCAATTAGAAAGATTGGCTTATGAACTGGTAGACTCCATCGGCCCAAGGCTGGTAGGTACACCTAAGATGAAACAAGCCAACGACTGGGCGGTAGAAAAATATAAGAACTGGGGCATAACTGCTCGCAATGAAAAATGGGGCGAATGGCGCGGATGGGACAGGGGTATTACCCATATAGACATGGTGCATCCAAGAGTAAGAACACTGGAAGGAATGATGCTTGCCTGGAGCCCCGGAACAAATGGTAAAACAGTAACCGCTGAGGCTGTTGTGTTTCCAGACCTTGATGATTCACTTGCTTATGCCCGTTGGCTGCCAACTGTAAAGGGAAAGTTTGTGCTGGTATCGCAGCTTCAATCTACTGGCAGACCAGATTATAATTGGGAAGAGTTTGCTACCAAAGAATCATTTGAAAAAATGAAGAAGGAACGTACAGAGCAAACCGCAGCATGGAGCAACCGTTTGAGAAAAGCGGGTTATACTGCACGTACATTGCCAACAGCATTGGAAAATGCAGGTGCAGTGGGTATCATCTCTTCGTATTGGTCACGTGGTTTTGGTGTAAATAAAATCTTCAGTGCCTATACCAAAAAAGTTCCTACGGTAGATATTTCATTAGAAGATTATGGCACGCTGTACAGGCTTGCTGAAAATGGAGCTAAACCAAGAATAAGCCTTCGCGCTGATGCGAAAGAATTAGGTGTAGTACCAACTTTTAATACAATAGCTGAAATAAGAGGAACGGAAAAGCCTGATGAATATGTTATCCTATCTGCGCATTTCGATTCATGGGATGGTGCAACAGGAGCAACTGATAATGGAACAGGTACATTGGTAATGATGGAAGCCATGCGGATCTTAAAGCAGGTGTATCCTAATCCAAAACGTACCATACTGGTAGGACATTGGGGTAGCGAAGAGCAAGGGCTGAATGGTTCGCGTGCCTTTGTTGCCGATCACCCGGAGATAGTAAATAATACGCAGGCAGTATTCAACCAGGATAATGGTACAGGAAGAGTAGCAGATATTTCTGGACAGGGTTTCCTGCACGCATACGATTTTGTAAGCAGGTGGCTGGCCCCGGTTCCTGATACCATCAAGCAACACATCAAGACAAATTTCCCCGGCAGTCCTGGCGGGGGAGGATCAGATCATGCATCATTTGTAGCTGCAGGTGTGCCTGCCTTTATGCTTAGCTCGTTAAGCTGGAGTTATGGCAATTACACGTGGCATACCAACAGGGATACATATGATAAGATCGTTTTTGATGATGTAAGAAGCAATGCTATTCTTACTGCTATACTTGCTTACATGGCAAGCGAAGATCCAAACAAAGCGCAGCGTGATAGAGTTATTCTGCCTACCAATCGTCGCACGGGTCAGCAGCTGCAATGGCCTGCTGTAAGACAGCCAACGCGTAAGGGTGGAATGGATTAA
- a CDS encoding DUF4197 domain-containing protein → MKKIILPLLVILIIPLMYSCSSTRLGRYFLTEADAASAIRQMLEIGARDNFTSGAFSKETILTTLFPGQVSKTLNTINQLGLTSEIDRFSTTLSTAAEKSATASVPIFVSSINNMSFNDAMRIVKNGGSSATDYLRSAAGDSLRRSLRPVMEAALNEYKLVDQWNDLIKPAQSLLGNRLNVDLPTLMAGAVSEAMFRKIAEREIAVRQQAAARTTPLLQRVFSRDWNQQ, encoded by the coding sequence ATGAAAAAAATCATTCTACCCCTACTCGTTATTCTAATCATCCCGCTTATGTACTCGTGTAGCAGTACACGCTTAGGAAGGTATTTTTTAACTGAAGCAGATGCTGCTTCTGCTATTAGGCAAATGCTGGAAATAGGAGCTCGTGACAATTTCACTTCAGGAGCTTTCAGTAAAGAAACCATTCTCACCACACTGTTTCCAGGGCAGGTTTCGAAAACGTTGAATACCATCAACCAGCTTGGCCTTACATCGGAGATCGATCGTTTTTCTACTACCTTAAGTACAGCTGCTGAAAAATCAGCTACAGCCTCTGTTCCTATTTTTGTATCCAGCATCAACAATATGAGTTTTAATGATGCTATGCGTATTGTAAAAAATGGCGGATCGTCTGCTACGGATTATTTACGCTCTGCAGCTGGTGACAGTCTTCGCCGCTCACTTCGTCCTGTAATGGAAGCTGCGCTAAACGAATACAAACTGGTTGATCAATGGAATGATCTTATCAAACCTGCTCAATCACTTTTAGGCAACAGGCTGAATGTAGATCTACCTACTTTAATGGCAGGTGCTGTAAGTGAAGCGATGTTTAGAAAGATTGCGGAAAGAGAAATTGCAGTTCGCCAGCAGGCCGCTGCTCGTACTACACCTTTATTACAACGAGTTTTCTCAAGGGATTGGAACCAACAATAA
- a CDS encoding TonB-dependent receptor → MKQLAILIPVLFFSFSTLFAQINITGVVRDKQSGLTVQSATVTLQNVSDTTYKRSVLTDTSGRFRFVVLEPDTFRISFSTIGYGSATTGLRVDTADVDLGTVDLVIEAGVLAGVTVTASIAPVTQKQDTVQYNANQFKVNPDATVEDLARKMPGITIEGGQVKAQGENVQRVTIDGREFFGDDATAALRNLPAEIVDKIQVFDRLSDQAQFTGIDDGNTTKGINIVTKANMRNGQFGRVFAGYGTDGRYHAGGNTTFLNGNRKISLVGNFNNINQQNFGQQDLLGVTSSARGGGRGGGGGGRGGGGPRGGGGGGGGNAGNFLVGQQNGINRTNAFGVNYADNWGTKANIAASYFFNNTNNFTDQVLNRQYFLRSVPNLFQTNINNSRNNNHRVNARLEYRIDSFNQLIITPNISIQQNSSVRDVVTTFYNQTTSSPVSRTSNVNNSDRIGANINNNILYRHSFRKRGRTFSINLNTSYNNRNGEVYTLLDTAVTSTGMNGDSTLRRFTDQTSNGLSVSSSLVYTEPVSENAQLQFSYNPSFSRNNSNQQAYEFDKPSNGYSNFNPQLSSKFDNTTKAQNAGIAYRYSTRDNQFSLGANYQQSQLNSDQEFPLPLKVNKTFNNILPNAMLRLKTSERSNIRMFYRARTNNPSVNQLQDVIDITNLPFVTAGNPELEQQFTHTLSTRYTFTNTQKGLLFVGNVFLESAKDYISNATFIPVRGDSSLANGIVLKSGQQLSKPVNLDGFLSVRSFLTFAVPLKFIKSNFNLNGGVTYNRLPGIINNQQNMSNNMTYTLGSVVASNVSQYVDFTVSYSANFNTVRNELQKQLNQKYFSHVAGLQLNLLSKNGWFFQNDLNQQLYRGLTEGFNQDFFLWNMSVGKKMLKNQLGELKLSVFDLLKQNQSITRNVTDSYIEDEQNQVLQQYFMLTFTYNLRNFGSGPARQAGRGGGGRQF, encoded by the coding sequence ATGAAACAATTAGCTATACTTATTCCAGTTCTTTTTTTTTCCTTTTCTACTCTATTTGCACAGATCAATATCACCGGTGTGGTACGCGACAAGCAATCAGGGCTTACTGTGCAGTCTGCTACTGTTACATTGCAAAATGTTTCGGATACCACTTATAAAAGAAGTGTATTAACGGATACTTCAGGAAGGTTTCGTTTTGTGGTTTTAGAGCCTGATACATTCCGCATTAGCTTTTCAACCATTGGTTATGGCAGTGCTACAACAGGACTTAGAGTAGATACTGCGGATGTTGATCTAGGCACAGTAGATCTTGTTATAGAAGCTGGTGTATTGGCAGGTGTTACTGTTACCGCATCTATTGCTCCTGTAACACAAAAGCAAGACACGGTACAGTACAATGCAAACCAATTTAAAGTAAACCCGGATGCTACCGTAGAAGACCTTGCGCGCAAGATGCCCGGTATAACCATAGAGGGCGGACAAGTGAAAGCACAGGGCGAAAATGTACAACGTGTAACTATAGATGGTCGTGAGTTTTTTGGAGATGATGCCACTGCTGCGTTAAGAAATCTACCTGCAGAAATAGTAGATAAGATCCAGGTTTTTGACAGGCTAAGCGACCAGGCGCAATTCACAGGTATTGATGACGGCAATACTACTAAGGGCATCAACATTGTTACAAAAGCAAACATGCGCAATGGCCAGTTTGGTCGGGTGTTTGCCGGCTATGGCACCGATGGCAGGTATCATGCTGGTGGTAATACTACTTTCTTAAATGGCAACAGGAAAATATCCTTAGTTGGAAACTTCAATAACATCAACCAACAGAACTTTGGCCAGCAAGACTTATTAGGCGTTACAAGTTCTGCACGTGGCGGTGGTCGCGGTGGCGGCGGTGGTGGTCGTGGAGGTGGTGGACCTCGTGGAGGAGGAGGTGGCGGTGGCGGAAATGCAGGCAACTTCCTGGTAGGTCAGCAGAATGGTATTAACCGCACCAATGCATTTGGTGTAAACTATGCTGACAACTGGGGTACAAAGGCAAATATTGCAGCCAGCTATTTTTTCAATAACACCAACAACTTTACCGACCAGGTGCTTAATCGCCAGTACTTCTTGCGCAGTGTACCCAATTTGTTTCAAACGAACATCAATAACAGTCGCAACAACAACCACCGGGTAAATGCAAGGCTTGAGTACAGGATAGATTCATTCAACCAGTTGATCATTACGCCAAACATCAGTATCCAGCAAAACAGTTCTGTGCGAGATGTGGTTACTACTTTCTATAACCAAACCACTTCATCGCCTGTAAGCAGAACCAGTAATGTGAACAATAGCGATAGGATAGGAGCCAACATCAACAACAATATCTTATACCGCCACTCTTTTAGAAAAAGAGGCAGAACTTTTTCCATCAACCTGAACACATCGTATAACAACCGCAATGGCGAAGTTTATACTTTACTTGATACGGCTGTTACCTCTACAGGTATGAATGGAGATTCTACTTTAAGAAGATTTACTGACCAAACAAGTAATGGCTTGTCTGTTTCATCGAGCCTTGTATACACAGAACCGGTAAGTGAAAATGCGCAGTTGCAGTTTAGCTACAACCCAAGTTTTTCACGTAATAATTCAAACCAGCAAGCGTATGAATTTGATAAGCCTTCTAACGGTTATTCAAATTTCAACCCGCAGCTATCAAGCAAGTTTGACAATACAACGAAAGCGCAGAATGCCGGTATTGCTTATCGTTATTCAACGCGTGATAACCAATTCTCACTGGGTGCAAACTACCAGCAATCGCAATTGAACAGCGACCAGGAGTTTCCGCTGCCGCTAAAAGTGAACAAGACCTTCAATAACATTTTGCCCAATGCTATGCTGCGTTTGAAGACGTCAGAAAGAAGTAACATCAGAATGTTCTATAGGGCTCGCACCAATAATCCTTCTGTTAACCAATTGCAGGATGTAATAGATATTACCAATCTTCCTTTTGTAACGGCTGGTAATCCTGAACTGGAGCAACAGTTTACACATACACTCAGCACCCGTTATACATTTACCAATACACAAAAAGGTTTGTTGTTTGTAGGGAATGTATTTCTTGAATCTGCTAAAGATTATATTTCCAATGCTACATTCATTCCTGTTCGCGGCGACTCTTCCCTGGCAAATGGTATTGTTTTGAAAAGCGGACAACAGCTAAGCAAGCCTGTTAACTTAGATGGTTTCCTAAGCGTACGTTCATTCCTGACCTTTGCAGTGCCTTTAAAGTTCATCAAATCCAACTTTAATCTGAACGGTGGCGTTACTTACAACAGGTTGCCGGGTATCATCAACAACCAGCAGAATATGTCGAACAACATGACGTATACGCTTGGTAGTGTGGTGGCAAGTAATGTGAGCCAATATGTTGATTTCACTGTTTCATATTCGGCCAACTTCAATACGGTGCGCAATGAATTGCAGAAGCAGCTTAACCAGAAGTATTTCTCGCATGTGGCAGGCTTACAGTTAAACCTGCTTTCTAAAAATGGTTGGTTCTTCCAGAATGACCTGAACCAGCAGTTGTATCGTGGTTTAACCGAAGGTTTTAACCAGGATTTTTTTCTATGGAATATGTCGGTTGGTAAAAAAATGTTGAAGAACCAATTGGGAGAACTGAAGTTGAGTGTATTTGACTTGCTAAAACAAAACCAAAGCATCACGCGTAATGTTACAGATAGCTATATAGAAGATGAGCAGAACCAGGTACTGCAACAATACTTCATGCTCACCTTTACGTATAACCTCCGCAACTTTGGTAGCGGACCTGCAAGGCAAGCAGGAAGAGGAGGAGGAGGAAGACAGTTCTAG
- a CDS encoding UbiD family decarboxylase — protein sequence MAYRSLEECLIDLEKHNHLVRIKEEVDPYLEMAAIHLRVHEAGGPALLFENVKGSRFRAASNIFGTLERGKFLFRDSMHLVKQLVELKNDPMKAIKQPFKNITTGLAAFKALPLKDPSNKPVMHQQVQVADLPLIHHWPKDGGAFVTLPQVYTEDIDQPGIMKANLGMYRIQLSGNEYELNKEIGLHYQLHRGIGVHQTKANKKGQPLKVSCFVGGPPSHTLSAVMPLPEGISEMTFAGALGQRRFRYTYQDGYCLSTDADFVITGEVYPGENKPEGPFGDHLGYYSLTHPFPLMRVHKVYARKDAIWPFTVVGRPPQEDTTFGALIHEIAGSALQVEIPGLKEVNAVDAAGVHPLLLAVGSERYTPYMPAKQPAELLTIANHILGKGQLSLAKFLFITADDDNKVDAHHIEPFFKYLLQRIDLQRDVHFYTNTTIDTLDYSGTGLNSGSKVVFAAYGEVLRELCTEAPAALKELQGFHNPQVCIPGVVALQGAAFVSYEETELEIERFNEQLTNKVEELATAPFIILCDDSSFASATLNNFLWIAFTRCNPSHDIHGIASFVKHKHWGCKGPLVIDARVKPHHAPALEHDPAVEKRVDRLFEKGGSLHGII from the coding sequence ATGGCATACCGCTCGTTAGAAGAATGTTTGATTGACCTGGAGAAACACAATCACCTGGTAAGGATAAAAGAAGAAGTAGACCCTTACCTGGAGATGGCTGCCATTCATTTACGTGTGCATGAAGCGGGTGGACCAGCCTTACTTTTTGAAAATGTAAAAGGTTCGAGATTTCGTGCAGCTTCAAACATCTTCGGCACCTTAGAACGTGGCAAGTTCCTATTCAGGGATAGTATGCATCTTGTAAAGCAACTGGTGGAGCTGAAGAATGACCCGATGAAAGCCATCAAGCAGCCATTCAAGAATATTACTACCGGCCTTGCAGCCTTCAAAGCTTTGCCTCTAAAAGATCCTTCAAATAAACCTGTAATGCACCAGCAGGTACAGGTAGCAGACCTGCCGCTTATTCATCACTGGCCAAAAGATGGGGGCGCATTCGTTACGCTTCCGCAGGTGTATACTGAAGACATAGATCAACCAGGTATCATGAAAGCCAACCTGGGTATGTACCGAATACAGCTTTCAGGAAATGAATACGAACTAAATAAAGAGATCGGCCTGCACTACCAGCTGCATCGCGGTATAGGTGTACATCAAACTAAGGCTAATAAAAAAGGTCAGCCGCTAAAAGTAAGCTGCTTCGTTGGCGGGCCTCCATCACATACACTTTCTGCAGTTATGCCTCTGCCAGAGGGCATCAGTGAAATGACCTTTGCAGGTGCTTTAGGACAAAGAAGATTCCGCTATACTTACCAGGACGGCTATTGCTTAAGTACAGATGCTGATTTTGTGATTACCGGTGAAGTTTACCCGGGAGAAAATAAACCTGAAGGACCATTTGGTGATCACCTGGGTTATTATAGCCTCACGCATCCATTCCCGCTGATGCGGGTGCATAAAGTGTATGCACGCAAAGATGCTATATGGCCGTTTACCGTTGTGGGCCGGCCACCACAGGAAGACACAACTTTCGGAGCACTCATTCATGAAATAGCAGGTAGCGCTTTGCAGGTAGAAATTCCTGGATTGAAAGAAGTGAATGCTGTGGATGCTGCTGGTGTTCATCCTTTATTACTGGCAGTAGGTAGCGAAAGGTATACGCCGTACATGCCTGCTAAACAACCCGCAGAGCTGCTTACCATTGCTAATCATATTTTAGGTAAAGGACAACTGAGCCTTGCAAAATTTTTATTCATTACAGCTGATGATGATAATAAAGTAGATGCGCATCATATAGAACCTTTTTTTAAATACCTGCTGCAGCGGATAGACCTGCAGCGTGATGTTCATTTTTATACAAATACTACTATAGACACTTTAGATTATTCCGGTACAGGATTGAACAGTGGCAGCAAGGTTGTTTTTGCCGCTTATGGTGAAGTGTTGCGTGAGCTATGTACAGAAGCACCAGCAGCACTAAAGGAGTTGCAAGGTTTTCATAATCCCCAGGTTTGTATACCCGGAGTAGTAGCCTTACAAGGTGCTGCGTTTGTTTCGTACGAAGAAACAGAACTGGAAATAGAGCGGTTCAACGAACAGCTCACAAATAAAGTGGAAGAGCTCGCAACTGCTCCTTTTATCATCTTGTGCGATGATAGCTCATTTGCAAGCGCAACCCTCAACAACTTTCTTTGGATCGCCTTCACGCGTTGCAATCCTTCGCATGATATACATGGCATTGCTTCTTTTGTAAAACATAAACATTGGGGCTGCAAAGGACCATTGGTCATAGATGCAAGGGTAAAACCGCATCATGCACCTGCCTTAGAACATGATCCTGCGGTAGAAAAGCGGGTGGACAGGTTGTTTGAGAAAGGTGGAAGCTTGCATGGCATCATATAA
- a CDS encoding L,D-transpeptidase family protein, with the protein MKNTLFALACTLLFIACNSSGDQQSEKKTEKEKKISSRDYSITQANAYNDIFIDSLTVATYIDSINTSDKVKRRITSFYNARNYQFAWFSSEGLTEQAKGFWNLFHYDAEYRSDSLQRDEKLKRKMDDLFTASNVSISATDRSTIQTELILTRLFIEHGLELYEEGYVKRKEMERFIPLKKTDPLKLADSLLTKKHKDDKYYEDINESYRKLKEYLGRYMEVAKKGGWPIIESKEKSLKPGASSPTILAIKKRLQLSGEYNGQDTTMVYDPSLEPVIKNFQERHGYTPDGVIAASTIKELNMPVEQAIQKLLINLDRMRWLPSKPEGNLILVNIPEFVMHVMEGEKKVFDMNVVVGKEGNNTVIFTDDLDQVVFSPYWNVPPSIVREEILPAMSRNPNYLAGQNMEIVKDGGDLPVVRQLPGAGNALGKVKFLFPNSFNIYFHDTPSKSLFSRDKRAFSHGCIRLQEPEKMANYLLRNDPEWTPEKINAAMNSGTEKYVKLKQPVPVFITYYTAWVDEQGRLNFRDDIYGHDEKLAKKMFGVPAQPAMATK; encoded by the coding sequence ATGAAAAACACACTCTTTGCATTAGCATGCACTTTACTCTTTATAGCATGTAATTCCTCCGGCGATCAGCAATCAGAGAAAAAGACTGAAAAGGAGAAAAAGATATCCTCCAGGGACTACAGTATTACACAGGCTAATGCCTATAATGATATTTTCATTGACAGCCTTACAGTGGCCACTTACATAGATTCTATTAATACATCTGATAAAGTAAAACGACGGATTACCAGTTTTTACAATGCGCGCAACTACCAGTTTGCATGGTTTTCTTCTGAAGGTTTAACAGAACAAGCAAAAGGTTTCTGGAATCTCTTTCATTATGATGCAGAATACAGGTCGGATAGCCTGCAGCGTGATGAAAAGCTGAAACGAAAAATGGATGATCTTTTTACCGCAAGCAATGTTTCTATAAGCGCTACAGACCGCTCTACTATTCAAACAGAACTTATTCTTACACGCCTGTTTATAGAACATGGATTGGAACTGTATGAAGAAGGTTATGTAAAACGTAAAGAAATGGAGCGTTTTATTCCTCTGAAGAAAACAGATCCATTGAAACTTGCTGACTCTTTACTTACAAAAAAGCATAAGGACGATAAATATTACGAAGACATCAACGAATCGTACCGGAAACTGAAAGAATACCTGGGGCGTTATATGGAGGTGGCTAAAAAAGGTGGATGGCCAATAATTGAATCGAAAGAAAAATCTTTGAAACCCGGTGCTTCTTCTCCTACCATACTAGCAATCAAAAAACGCTTACAACTCTCAGGCGAATACAATGGACAAGATACCACCATGGTGTATGATCCATCGCTGGAGCCAGTTATTAAAAACTTCCAGGAAAGACATGGTTACACGCCGGATGGTGTGATAGCTGCCTCTACCATAAAAGAACTGAATATGCCTGTAGAGCAGGCCATACAAAAGCTTCTTATTAATCTTGACAGGATGCGTTGGCTACCTTCAAAACCAGAAGGCAACCTGATACTGGTGAATATTCCAGAGTTTGTGATGCATGTAATGGAGGGCGAAAAAAAGGTTTTTGATATGAATGTTGTAGTTGGAAAAGAAGGAAACAACACAGTGATTTTCACGGATGATCTTGACCAGGTTGTTTTCAGTCCTTATTGGAATGTACCTCCCAGCATAGTTCGTGAAGAGATCTTACCTGCTATGTCGCGTAACCCTAATTACCTGGCAGGACAGAATATGGAGATAGTGAAAGATGGTGGAGACCTGCCGGTGGTAAGGCAACTGCCTGGTGCTGGCAATGCATTGGGAAAAGTAAAATTCCTCTTCCCTAACAGCTTCAATATCTATTTTCACGACACGCCTTCTAAAAGCTTATTCAGCCGCGATAAAAGAGCATTTAGCCATGGCTGTATAAGATTGCAAGAACCTGAAAAGATGGCAAACTATCTTCTTAGAAATGATCCTGAATGGACTCCTGAAAAGATCAATGCAGCAATGAACAGCGGCACTGAAAAATATGTAAAACTGAAACAACCGGTTCCGGTGTTCATCACCTACTATACTGCATGGGTTGATGAGCAGGGAAGATTAAACTTCAGGGACGACATATATGGCCACGATGAAAAACTGGCGAAGAAAATGTTTGGCGTACCTGCTCAACCAGCTATGGCTACAAAATAA
- a CDS encoding response regulator, with translation MTDQVAAKNIVLYADDDTDDLELVAEAFSKYRNHVDLVTVTDGLQALSFLKNITDNQKVPCLVILDINMPRLNGRETLLRIREMDKYDNVPAILFSTSSQPFDKDFAAANNAGFITKPLDYRQMDIIAEQFIEHCSDEVKKKLNNLL, from the coding sequence ATGACAGACCAAGTTGCGGCTAAAAATATTGTTCTTTATGCAGATGATGATACGGATGATTTGGAACTAGTAGCTGAAGCTTTTTCAAAATATCGTAATCATGTAGATCTTGTTACGGTTACTGACGGATTGCAAGCCTTATCATTTTTAAAGAACATTACCGACAATCAGAAAGTGCCTTGCCTGGTAATTCTTGACATCAATATGCCACGGCTTAATGGCCGCGAAACGCTACTGCGTATCCGCGAAATGGATAAGTATGATAACGTTCCTGCAATTTTATTCTCCACTTCATCTCAGCCATTCGATAAAGATTTTGCGGCAGCTAACAATGCTGGTTTTATCACAAAGCCACTTGATTACCGCCAGATGGATATCATAGCAGAGCAATTCATTGAACACTGTTCGGATGAAGTAAAGAAGAAGCTAAATAATTTGTTATAG
- a CDS encoding NfeD family protein, with protein sequence MVRCFLYLLLLLLPVFAGAQKVLSIKVDGSINPASAAFIKSGIDRAAESNAQCLIIRLNTPGGLLKSTRVIVSDILESPVPVVVYVSPGGAHAGSAGVFITMAAHIAAMAPSTNIGAAHPVSSQGHMDSTMNSKATNDAAAFIRSIAEKRKRNLDWAEDAVRNSVSITEIEALDKRVVDLVSPSEKELLKQIDGRSIETVTGTAVLKTADAEVEHIEMSLFERILNMISDPNMAYILMMLGFYGIMFELYNPSTMVPGIVGVICLILAFYSMHTLPVNYAGLALIIFAIILFILELKIVSNGLLGVGAVVSLVLGSIMLIRTESALEFARISWSVIISTVLVTSAFFLGIIGLGLKAQKAKVTTGVEGLVGKIGEVIAPLEPAGMVRVHGELWSAESTSGLITKGAKVKVTAVNNLKLLVEQVDI encoded by the coding sequence TTGGTAAGATGCTTTCTATACCTGCTGTTATTGTTGCTTCCTGTTTTTGCAGGGGCGCAAAAAGTTCTCTCCATCAAAGTAGATGGTTCTATTAATCCTGCGTCAGCTGCATTCATTAAAAGTGGTATCGATAGGGCAGCAGAGTCCAATGCTCAATGCCTGATCATCCGGTTGAACACACCGGGCGGGTTATTAAAATCAACACGTGTTATTGTTAGTGATATACTTGAATCTCCAGTACCTGTAGTTGTATATGTTTCGCCAGGTGGAGCACATGCCGGCTCTGCAGGTGTTTTCATTACCATGGCTGCGCATATTGCTGCTATGGCTCCTTCTACCAATATAGGTGCAGCACACCCTGTAAGCTCGCAAGGGCATATGGATTCTACCATGAATAGTAAGGCTACCAATGATGCTGCAGCCTTTATTCGGTCCATTGCAGAAAAGCGGAAGCGAAACCTTGACTGGGCCGAAGATGCGGTAAGAAATAGTGTATCTATAACTGAGATTGAAGCGCTGGATAAGAGGGTAGTTGATCTTGTATCGCCATCAGAAAAGGAATTGCTTAAGCAGATAGATGGCAGATCTATTGAGACGGTAACAGGTACCGCTGTTTTAAAAACTGCTGATGCAGAAGTAGAGCATATTGAAATGAGCCTCTTTGAACGCATATTGAATATGATAAGCGATCCTAACATGGCTTATATATTAATGATGTTAGGTTTCTATGGTATCATGTTCGAGCTCTACAATCCATCTACCATGGTGCCGGGTATAGTAGGCGTTATCTGCCTTATCCTTGCATTTTATTCAATGCATACACTGCCGGTAAATTATGCCGGCCTCGCTCTCATCATTTTCGCCATTATACTTTTCATACTAGAGTTAAAGATCGTCAGCAATGGTTTGCTGGGAGTGGGCGCAGTTGTTTCATTGGTATTAGGTTCCATTATGCTTATACGAACCGAGTCGGCATTGGAGTTTGCACGTATTTCATGGAGCGTAATCATAAGTACAGTGCTGGTAACTTCTGCTTTTTTCCTTGGAATAATTGGGCTTGGACTAAAGGCACAAAAGGCAAAAGTAACTACCGGTGTTGAGGGGCTGGTTGGAAAAATAGGTGAGGTAATAGCACCACTGGAGCCGGCAGGAATGGTGCGCGTACATGGTGAGTTATGGTCTGCAGAGTCAACATCGGGGTTAATAACAAAAGGAGCCAAAGTGAAAGTGACAGCAGTGAATAACCTGAAGCTGCTGGTTGAGCAAGTGGATATATAA